Proteins from a single region of Paramormyrops kingsleyae isolate MSU_618 chromosome 9, PKINGS_0.4, whole genome shotgun sequence:
- the brd9 gene encoding bromodomain-containing protein 9 isoform X2, translating into MGKKHKKHKSEWRTVEDYEDKPLEPLKLVLKVGGSEVTELSGSGHDSSYYDDRSDHERERHKEKKKKKKKKSDREKDKHVDDEERRRRKEEKKKKREREQCETEASVAIDPFTLPKPVELEEKKRKRERVSDVDAEVDEFQPGLKVEVEQHTDRPVRACRTQQENECTPRQQLLEHFLRQLQRKDPHGFFAFPVTDAIAPGYSMIIKHPMDFSTMKDKIATNEYKTVTEFKADFKLMCENAMVYNRPETVYYKAAKKLLHTGFKMMSKQAAILGDEDIAPEEPPPEVAPAPVESTKKSKKQPVKDMKEVISYLFEPEGNACSLTDSTAEEHVLALVEHAADEARDRLNRFMPDSKIGYLRKEAEGALLYTVVNQADPQAEDEETHPVDLSSLSNKLLPGLTTLGFKDDRRHKVTFLNSAYNTQSLQNNTVYPDLLPEEMDLLYSAYGDDTGVQCALSLQEFVKGCGGVTKKLVDELLDKMTGNDHSKAVFQIRQKRNISVKSPDEMRSSLCEMQVGDGTGISGENNSVLDFMSMKPYSMSLDMSVLNNLGKAVKKEPEHEDAHLHFETAKLLQDLQEAQLDRVGSRPSSNVSSLSNASERDQHHLGSPSHLGVGDQPEMVHDPYEFLQSPEPGSTANS; encoded by the exons ATgggcaagaaacacaaaaaacacaagtCGGAATGGAGAACAGTGGAAG ACTATGAGGACAAGCCTTTGGAGCCGCTGAAGTTGGTGCTTAAAGTGGGAGGCAGCGAGGTGACTGAGCTCTCCGGCTCAGGACACGACTCCAGCTACTACGATGACCGGTCAGATCACGAGCGAGAACGTCacaaggagaagaagaagaaaaagaagaagaagtcTGACCGGGAGAAGGACAAGCATGTCGACGACGAGGAGCGGAGGAGACGGAAG gaggagaagaagaagaaacgaGAGAGGGAGCAGTGTGAAACTGAAGCCAGTGTGGCAATAGATCCCTTCACGTTGCCTAAACCAGTAGAG CTGGAAGAGAAGAAGCGGAAGAGGGAAAGGGTGAGCGACGTTGACGCGGAGGTGGATGAGTTCCAGCCCGGGCTGAAGGTGGAGGTGGAGCAGCACACGGACCGGCCCGTCAGAGCCTGCCGGACCCAGCAAG AGAACGAGTGCACCCCACGGCAGCAGCTCCTGGAACACTTCCTGCGCCAGCTGCAGAG AAAGGACCCTCATGGGTTCTTCGCTTTCCCTGTGACGGACGCCATCGCACCCGGCTACTCTATGATCATCAAGCATCCGATGGACTTCAGCACGATGAAGGACAAGATCGCCACCAACGAGTATAAAACCGTCACTGAGTTCAAG GCAGACTTCAAACTGATGTGCGAGAACGCGATGGTGTACAACCGGCCAGAGACCGTGTACTACAAGGCAGCCAAGAAGCTGCTGCACACAGGCTTCAAGATGATGAGCAAG CAGGCGGCCATCCTGGGGGACGAGGACATCGCCCCCGAGGAGCCCCCTCCTGAGGTGGCCCCCGCCCCGGTCGAGTCGACCAAGAAATCCAAAAAACAGCCAGTCAAAGACATGAAAGAGGTCATCAG TTACCTGTTTGAGCCTGAGGGAAACGCGTGCAGCCTGACCGACAGCACAGCCGAGGAACACGTCCTGGCTCTGGTAGAGCATGCGGCTGATGAGGCACGGGACCGGCTCAACCGATTCATGCCAGACTCCaag ATCGGGTACCTGAGGAAGGAAGCGGAGGGAGCGCTGCTGTACACGGTGGTGAACCAGGCAGACCCGCAGGCAGAAG ATGAGGAGACTCACCCAGTGGATCTGAGCTCCCTGTCGAACAAACTTTTGCCTGGCCTGACCACCCTTGGCTTCAAAGATGACAGACGACACAAAG TGACATTCCTGAACAGTGCCTACAACACCCAGTCCCTGCAGAACAACACGGTGTACCCAGACCTGCTCCCCGAGGAGATGGACCTGCTCTACTCGGCCTATGGCGACGACACGGGAGTGCAGTGCGCTCTGAG CCTGCAGGAGTTCGTGAAGGGCTGTGGGGGTGTCACCAAGAAGCTGGTGGACGAGCTGCTGGACAAGATGACGGGGAACGACCATTCTAAAGCGGTCTTTCAGATCCGACAG AAAAGAAACATTTCAGTGAAGTCCCCTGATGAGATGAGGTCCAGCCTGTGTGAAATGCAG GTTGGTGACGGGACGGGGATATCGGGAGAGAATAACTCTGTGCTGGATTTCATGTCCATGAAGCCGTACTCAATGTCTTTAGATATGTCTGTGCTGAACAATCTGG GGAAGGCAGTGAAAAAGGAGCCAGAACACGAGGACGCCCACCTGCACTTCGAGACGGCCAAGCTGCTGCAGGATCTGCAGGAGGCGCAGCTGGACCGCGTGGGCTCGCGGCCGTCCTCCAACGTCTCCTCGCTCTCCAACGCCTCGGAGAGGGACCAGCACCATCTCG GAAGTCCGTCACACCTGGGTGTTGGAGATCAGCCTGAGATGGTTCATGATCCATATGAGTTCCTCCAGTCTCCAGAACCGGGCTCGACTGCCAACAGCTGA
- the brd9 gene encoding bromodomain-containing protein 9 isoform X3, whose product MGKKHKKHKSEWRTVEDYEDKPLEPLKLVLKVGGSEVTELSGSGHDSSYYDDRSDHERERHKEKKKKKKKKSDREKDKHVDDEERRRRKEEKKKKREREQCETEASVAIDPFTLPKPVELEEKKRKRERVSDVDAEVDEFQPGLKVEVEQHTDRPVRACRTQQENECTPRQQLLEHFLRQLQRKDPHGFFAFPVTDAIAPGYSMIIKHPMDFSTMKDKIATNEYKTVTEFKADFKLMCENAMVYNRPETVYYKAAKKLLHTGFKMMSKERLLALKRSVSFMQDMDFSQQAAILGDEDIAPEEPPPEVAPAPVESTKKSKKQPVKDMKEVISYLFEPEGNACSLTDSTAEEHVLALVEHAADEARDRLNRFMPDSKIGYLRKEAEGALLYTVVNQADPQAEDEETHPVDLSSLSNKLLPGLTTLGFKDDRRHKVTFLNSAYNTQSLQNNTVYPDLLPEEMDLLYSAYGDDTGVQCALSLQEFVKGCGGVTKKLVDELLDKMTGNDHSKAVFQIRQVGDGTGISGENNSVLDFMSMKPYSMSLDMSVLNNLGKAVKKEPEHEDAHLHFETAKLLQDLQEAQLDRVGSRPSSNVSSLSNASERDQHHLGSPSHLGVGDQPEMVHDPYEFLQSPEPGSTANS is encoded by the exons ATgggcaagaaacacaaaaaacacaagtCGGAATGGAGAACAGTGGAAG ACTATGAGGACAAGCCTTTGGAGCCGCTGAAGTTGGTGCTTAAAGTGGGAGGCAGCGAGGTGACTGAGCTCTCCGGCTCAGGACACGACTCCAGCTACTACGATGACCGGTCAGATCACGAGCGAGAACGTCacaaggagaagaagaagaaaaagaagaagaagtcTGACCGGGAGAAGGACAAGCATGTCGACGACGAGGAGCGGAGGAGACGGAAG gaggagaagaagaagaaacgaGAGAGGGAGCAGTGTGAAACTGAAGCCAGTGTGGCAATAGATCCCTTCACGTTGCCTAAACCAGTAGAG CTGGAAGAGAAGAAGCGGAAGAGGGAAAGGGTGAGCGACGTTGACGCGGAGGTGGATGAGTTCCAGCCCGGGCTGAAGGTGGAGGTGGAGCAGCACACGGACCGGCCCGTCAGAGCCTGCCGGACCCAGCAAG AGAACGAGTGCACCCCACGGCAGCAGCTCCTGGAACACTTCCTGCGCCAGCTGCAGAG AAAGGACCCTCATGGGTTCTTCGCTTTCCCTGTGACGGACGCCATCGCACCCGGCTACTCTATGATCATCAAGCATCCGATGGACTTCAGCACGATGAAGGACAAGATCGCCACCAACGAGTATAAAACCGTCACTGAGTTCAAG GCAGACTTCAAACTGATGTGCGAGAACGCGATGGTGTACAACCGGCCAGAGACCGTGTACTACAAGGCAGCCAAGAAGCTGCTGCACACAGGCTTCAAGATGATGAGCAAG GAGCGTCTCTTAGCTCTGAAGCGCAGCGTGTCGTTCATGCAGGACATGGATTTCTCTCAGCAGGCGGCCATCCTGGGGGACGAGGACATCGCCCCCGAGGAGCCCCCTCCTGAGGTGGCCCCCGCCCCGGTCGAGTCGACCAAGAAATCCAAAAAACAGCCAGTCAAAGACATGAAAGAGGTCATCAG TTACCTGTTTGAGCCTGAGGGAAACGCGTGCAGCCTGACCGACAGCACAGCCGAGGAACACGTCCTGGCTCTGGTAGAGCATGCGGCTGATGAGGCACGGGACCGGCTCAACCGATTCATGCCAGACTCCaag ATCGGGTACCTGAGGAAGGAAGCGGAGGGAGCGCTGCTGTACACGGTGGTGAACCAGGCAGACCCGCAGGCAGAAG ATGAGGAGACTCACCCAGTGGATCTGAGCTCCCTGTCGAACAAACTTTTGCCTGGCCTGACCACCCTTGGCTTCAAAGATGACAGACGACACAAAG TGACATTCCTGAACAGTGCCTACAACACCCAGTCCCTGCAGAACAACACGGTGTACCCAGACCTGCTCCCCGAGGAGATGGACCTGCTCTACTCGGCCTATGGCGACGACACGGGAGTGCAGTGCGCTCTGAG CCTGCAGGAGTTCGTGAAGGGCTGTGGGGGTGTCACCAAGAAGCTGGTGGACGAGCTGCTGGACAAGATGACGGGGAACGACCATTCTAAAGCGGTCTTTCAGATCCGACAG GTTGGTGACGGGACGGGGATATCGGGAGAGAATAACTCTGTGCTGGATTTCATGTCCATGAAGCCGTACTCAATGTCTTTAGATATGTCTGTGCTGAACAATCTGG GGAAGGCAGTGAAAAAGGAGCCAGAACACGAGGACGCCCACCTGCACTTCGAGACGGCCAAGCTGCTGCAGGATCTGCAGGAGGCGCAGCTGGACCGCGTGGGCTCGCGGCCGTCCTCCAACGTCTCCTCGCTCTCCAACGCCTCGGAGAGGGACCAGCACCATCTCG GAAGTCCGTCACACCTGGGTGTTGGAGATCAGCCTGAGATGGTTCATGATCCATATGAGTTCCTCCAGTCTCCAGAACCGGGCTCGACTGCCAACAGCTGA
- the brd9 gene encoding bromodomain-containing protein 9 isoform X1, with protein sequence MGKKHKKHKSEWRTVEDYEDKPLEPLKLVLKVGGSEVTELSGSGHDSSYYDDRSDHERERHKEKKKKKKKKSDREKDKHVDDEERRRRKEEKKKKREREQCETEASVAIDPFTLPKPVELEEKKRKRERVSDVDAEVDEFQPGLKVEVEQHTDRPVRACRTQQENECTPRQQLLEHFLRQLQRKDPHGFFAFPVTDAIAPGYSMIIKHPMDFSTMKDKIATNEYKTVTEFKADFKLMCENAMVYNRPETVYYKAAKKLLHTGFKMMSKERLLALKRSVSFMQDMDFSQQAAILGDEDIAPEEPPPEVAPAPVESTKKSKKQPVKDMKEVISYLFEPEGNACSLTDSTAEEHVLALVEHAADEARDRLNRFMPDSKIGYLRKEAEGALLYTVVNQADPQAEDEETHPVDLSSLSNKLLPGLTTLGFKDDRRHKVTFLNSAYNTQSLQNNTVYPDLLPEEMDLLYSAYGDDTGVQCALSLQEFVKGCGGVTKKLVDELLDKMTGNDHSKAVFQIRQKRNISVKSPDEMRSSLCEMQVGDGTGISGENNSVLDFMSMKPYSMSLDMSVLNNLGKAVKKEPEHEDAHLHFETAKLLQDLQEAQLDRVGSRPSSNVSSLSNASERDQHHLGSPSHLGVGDQPEMVHDPYEFLQSPEPGSTANS encoded by the exons ATgggcaagaaacacaaaaaacacaagtCGGAATGGAGAACAGTGGAAG ACTATGAGGACAAGCCTTTGGAGCCGCTGAAGTTGGTGCTTAAAGTGGGAGGCAGCGAGGTGACTGAGCTCTCCGGCTCAGGACACGACTCCAGCTACTACGATGACCGGTCAGATCACGAGCGAGAACGTCacaaggagaagaagaagaaaaagaagaagaagtcTGACCGGGAGAAGGACAAGCATGTCGACGACGAGGAGCGGAGGAGACGGAAG gaggagaagaagaagaaacgaGAGAGGGAGCAGTGTGAAACTGAAGCCAGTGTGGCAATAGATCCCTTCACGTTGCCTAAACCAGTAGAG CTGGAAGAGAAGAAGCGGAAGAGGGAAAGGGTGAGCGACGTTGACGCGGAGGTGGATGAGTTCCAGCCCGGGCTGAAGGTGGAGGTGGAGCAGCACACGGACCGGCCCGTCAGAGCCTGCCGGACCCAGCAAG AGAACGAGTGCACCCCACGGCAGCAGCTCCTGGAACACTTCCTGCGCCAGCTGCAGAG AAAGGACCCTCATGGGTTCTTCGCTTTCCCTGTGACGGACGCCATCGCACCCGGCTACTCTATGATCATCAAGCATCCGATGGACTTCAGCACGATGAAGGACAAGATCGCCACCAACGAGTATAAAACCGTCACTGAGTTCAAG GCAGACTTCAAACTGATGTGCGAGAACGCGATGGTGTACAACCGGCCAGAGACCGTGTACTACAAGGCAGCCAAGAAGCTGCTGCACACAGGCTTCAAGATGATGAGCAAG GAGCGTCTCTTAGCTCTGAAGCGCAGCGTGTCGTTCATGCAGGACATGGATTTCTCTCAGCAGGCGGCCATCCTGGGGGACGAGGACATCGCCCCCGAGGAGCCCCCTCCTGAGGTGGCCCCCGCCCCGGTCGAGTCGACCAAGAAATCCAAAAAACAGCCAGTCAAAGACATGAAAGAGGTCATCAG TTACCTGTTTGAGCCTGAGGGAAACGCGTGCAGCCTGACCGACAGCACAGCCGAGGAACACGTCCTGGCTCTGGTAGAGCATGCGGCTGATGAGGCACGGGACCGGCTCAACCGATTCATGCCAGACTCCaag ATCGGGTACCTGAGGAAGGAAGCGGAGGGAGCGCTGCTGTACACGGTGGTGAACCAGGCAGACCCGCAGGCAGAAG ATGAGGAGACTCACCCAGTGGATCTGAGCTCCCTGTCGAACAAACTTTTGCCTGGCCTGACCACCCTTGGCTTCAAAGATGACAGACGACACAAAG TGACATTCCTGAACAGTGCCTACAACACCCAGTCCCTGCAGAACAACACGGTGTACCCAGACCTGCTCCCCGAGGAGATGGACCTGCTCTACTCGGCCTATGGCGACGACACGGGAGTGCAGTGCGCTCTGAG CCTGCAGGAGTTCGTGAAGGGCTGTGGGGGTGTCACCAAGAAGCTGGTGGACGAGCTGCTGGACAAGATGACGGGGAACGACCATTCTAAAGCGGTCTTTCAGATCCGACAG AAAAGAAACATTTCAGTGAAGTCCCCTGATGAGATGAGGTCCAGCCTGTGTGAAATGCAG GTTGGTGACGGGACGGGGATATCGGGAGAGAATAACTCTGTGCTGGATTTCATGTCCATGAAGCCGTACTCAATGTCTTTAGATATGTCTGTGCTGAACAATCTGG GGAAGGCAGTGAAAAAGGAGCCAGAACACGAGGACGCCCACCTGCACTTCGAGACGGCCAAGCTGCTGCAGGATCTGCAGGAGGCGCAGCTGGACCGCGTGGGCTCGCGGCCGTCCTCCAACGTCTCCTCGCTCTCCAACGCCTCGGAGAGGGACCAGCACCATCTCG GAAGTCCGTCACACCTGGGTGTTGGAGATCAGCCTGAGATGGTTCATGATCCATATGAGTTCCTCCAGTCTCCAGAACCGGGCTCGACTGCCAACAGCTGA
- the trip13 gene encoding pachytene checkpoint protein 2 homolog: MEVIEDVKQGQNNCIDAVNIHVEVHVKSHSTAKREDVKLHVLALLNRHRIVFGNYSWTEFDEEFLAKHVESVSIVDAERQQIDLRSCCLSMYIFTLHDDGPSTLNLEEAEDLSAAHHWLLPSAEFHGIWESLVYENGVKTQLLDYVSTMIFFSDKNVDSNLVAWNRVVLLHGPPGTGKTSLCKALAQKLSIRLLNRYSYSQFVEINSHSLFSKWFSESGKLVTKMFQKIQQLIDDKETLVFVLVDEVESLTAARNAAQAGTEPSDAIRVVNAVLTQLDQIKRHSNVVILTTSNVTEKIDLAFVDRADIKQYIGPPSTDAIFNIYLSCLEELMKCQIIYPRQQLLTMYELETMGFQESNVSERSLAVQKIAAKSRGFSGRALRKIPFLAHALFVKTPKVTLERFLQAMDQAVSQQIEEKANLVNCV, encoded by the exons ATGGAGGTGATTGAAGATGTAAAACAAGGTCAAAATAATTGCATCGATGCGGTCAATATACACGTAGAGGTTCATGTGAAGTCTCACAG CACTGCTAAAAGAGAGGACGTGAAGCTGCATGTGTTGGCTTTACTTAACCGACACCGGATAGTGTTCGGGAACTACAGCTGGACCGAGTTCGACGAGGAATTCCTGGCAAAGCACGTGGAGTCAGTGTCGATCGTGGATGCTGAGCGACAG CAAATAGATTTGAGAAGCTGTTGTCTGTCCATGTACATCTTTACCCTTCATGATGACGGCCCGAGTACACTGAACCTGGAAGAGGCTGAGGATCTGTCAGCAGCCCATCACTGGCTCCTACCCTCAG cTGAATTCCATGGTATTTGGGAAAGTCTGGTGTATGAGAATGGAGTCAAGACACAG CTCCTGGATTACGTCTCAACGATGATTTTCTTTTCtgacaaaaatgtggacagcaACCTTGTAGCATGGAACCGTGTTGTACTGCTCCACG GACCTCCAGGAACAGGGAAGACTTCGCTCTGTAAAGCACTGGCCCAGAAGCTTTCCATCCGGCTCTTAAACAG GTACTCGTATAGCCAGTTTGTGGAGATAAACAGCCACAGTTTGTTCTCCAAGTGGTTTTCAGAG agtGGCAAACTTGTTACCAAGATGTTCCAGAAGATTCAGCAATTAATTGATGACAAAGAAACTCTTGTGTTTGTTCTCGTTGATGAG GTGGAGAGCCTCACAGCAGCCCGCAATGCAGCCCAGGCTGGAACGGAGCCCTCGGACGCCATCAGAGTGGTCAATGCGGTCCTCACGCAGCTGGACCAGATCAAACG ACACTCAAACGTGGTGATCCTCACAACTTCCAATGTGACTGAGAAGATTGACCTGGCTTTCGTGGACCGCGCTGATATTAAGCAGTACATTGGTCCCCCATCAACTGACGCCATTTTCAACATCTATCTTTCTTGTTTGGAGGAGCTCATGAAG TGCCAGATCATTTACCCTCGACAGCAGCTCCTCACAATGTATGAGCTGGAGACCATGGGCTTTCAGGAGAGCAACGTGTCAGAGCGCAGCCTCGCTGTCCAGAAAATCGCAGC GAAGAGCAGAGGCTTTAGTGGCAGGGCTCTGCGGAAAATCCCCTTCTTGGCCCATGCTCTCTTTGTTAAG ACCCCAAAGGTGACCCTTGAGAGGTTTCTGCAAGCTATGGACCAAGCGGTCAGCCAGCAGATTGAGGAGAAAGCTAACTTAGTCAACTGCGTGTGA